The Bombus huntii isolate Logan2020A chromosome 11, iyBomHunt1.1, whole genome shotgun sequence genome includes a window with the following:
- the LOC126871021 gene encoding integrator complex subunit 1 isoform X1, which translates to MDRGKAGIGRGAKSKIAQHPSDLFALGSKGSRNENSDVKRPGVIHSKQSSNTSTSGTDRKREAPSGSLQSFQYIPQKKPKLAAHVSHQRPPFSSAEAWELVAIDTDPADFVPMVLEANDNDEGDKVIGIICGAIKTLKNQKWKPDTLVYMGLLYLAKIRPSMFSNDCILHALSSLLKRDQGHNYKTKGNPLVPVLAANLLMKGFHDKRNWPEIFVKLYIEDALGERVWVDHEECKGFVDNILTGFNTRHPPKSVLQPELSVLTPRDCHSPSTIDDEDPGSSSVQFSGDKEKIEFPITPRYTHCIENIEFIVLEAVKEQLNRRQPESITKNFLKLLSSACGFVEIRNIAVPRLEVWLHNPKLMRPAQELLSYICYNCTSHTQRDVEVISQLVKMRLKTKAVINLYLNGVKELIGLHPENLCTILKHTIYNELSNARNPNNMPMIGVMFQTLSEQAAKLLAEIFQDLLMNREDYLRPLRALLREIVRVCRHDINLLIFARTLMSERQDIAQQLLNFEFKERVFISIADLLCLCMLLAISPQVKEAAALAQRGDKKDIALLHQFQNMVATIQFEAVLWLQNSAPQMYAIGKNELLHALHKILLLEPPEQYYKLDNWPPESDRVFYLRLISDVPLLQNTLLRLLLIGFSKENGITHSETLDLVDQLVRRAAANSTESFPTLQADKLDIIELIFNLCIYQPPGTINIPSNYVPPTLAISNLYWKGWIMLLILAAHNPSTIGAVAWKRYPILRTLMEMCITNHFSYPPPTMALPEIIEQERSKELQVEAIEKQEILEYESHLAAASTRIQISEQNSLLLSQLMTMEPTGIARRPPPAVLEQIQSLNVSHRLGHLLCRSRKPDFLLDIIQRQQQSSSQSMPWLADLVQNSEGSLSQLPVQCLCEFLLSTSTQAVEKQPRQQQLLAHLQMLLTDPEQDRQHAYEVLEYFLRRLSSQQTGSRLQAITGLKMVLGSIPTEEEPMDIDGENEKEIWLLRKLPSIPHFLSVRSLVSTALRGACQVENNPDLVHAYISYLAAHTTDDDLPDLTDLVNEIAQLVVERSTIIAAILPQPEIDNPPNKAAKQTLHAFMVIFCNYLEKARSPRAEEYTWSESQDQILVQWSTGEECTMHILVVHAMIILLTYDSDDDVLFDALLETWFPLNTEPPKAFLVDTSEEALLIPDWLKLRMIRSSVPRLIDAALKDLEPQQLVLFIQSFGIPVPSMTKLLHTLDTGVQIDPSSVGEAVLDKTYMAQLVEVQHRRGATGGLVFVQVLQLMEPELPDENAVTIAQLQEPLPLSAVVQIQSVIQSSVKTDVPHLINRLFIENIPMNQKVDAYRRLHKTLAKDLQKSAKESGAAVLAIQHICSVLSSMQVKQFLASLVHMPQYSCTLMRVILLPLKKPSTSKQVVELARNMCLNLIQLIGDVKAPVLSILRDFANVQLTKTPKSMELTMLMQNRDPGSILESTDPVNLEAVGRKLLNICLKQQKTDVLVEAMARLLVNDSNEGILKPRTGVLIDWLASVEPELIGTCPTLQMKLLFGKTKIQMKVDNNVMSSHSFRPYLLTLLTHRASWATLYKCVGHLLDKCDDGYDPTAVLDFLWALTCNPKLWQGRDKFTPKHYVPENILLLHEKQLLTLVAYIVAEAVIIYNCQNRNIALARMDSRLDLLLHCVSTDDHLVASVVKYLAARMMNDSDIDSDMVHQFLLHMYMKIPKVICYLDTFQTKKFVGGAKITKWTGSVLDCMSHSLLTALAATPRQKSWNSRSQDFELCARKMAAVHPILVLRQLPMLASSLMGRSYLDFSQFRAGHHLNLFVQIMGLLELLQPHLFSEEHQTALEDTLENYFQCFQNYGPVKDLIPLLNRFITLLQAYISYNAQRALKYLQKHAQALHELQVHYPNLVTLRTLVSGIPMPREGEDIEEILITVPPTPPPTESIIPQHWPSLLTTLSKLQGEDVFSALQEIEHLSSRKPSVLESITDNIAELLVSPQSNIRSLAHTLLARALKHRPASNANILSAFQRCLDSSRADILMSALEKLPEIVLCMQEHALPLMQKVFELGVNSNVNTIPYINKTIALLNTQQGC; encoded by the exons ATGGATCGTGGAAAGGCAGGAATTGGCAGAGGTGCAAAAAGTAAAATTGCTCAGCATCCTTCTGATTTATTTGCACTTGGATCCAAAGGTTCGCGTAATGAAAATTCTGATGTTAAAAGACCAGGTGTTATTCATTCTAAGCAAAGTAGTAATACTTCAACTTCTG GAACTGACAGAAAAAGAGAAGCACCATCAGGATCACTTCAATCTTTTCAATACATCCCacaaaaaaaacctaaacttgCTGCACATGTTTCTCATCAACGACCACCATTCTCAAGTGCTGAAGCTTGGGAATTGGTAGCCATAGATACTGATCCAGCAGATTTTGTTCCAATGGTCCTAGAAGCTAATGATAATGATGAAGGTGACAAAGTTATAGGCATTATTTGTGGTGCCATAAAAACACTTAAAAATCAGAAGTGGAAACCTGATACATTGGTATACATGGGATTATTATACTTAGCAAAAATTCGTCCTTCTATGTTTTCAAATGATTGTATATTACACGCACTATCCTCTTTATTGAAACGGGATCAAGGACAtaattataaaacgaaaggaaacCCATTAGTTCCTGTACTTGCAGCTAATTTGTTAATGAAGGGGTTTCATGATAAAAGAAATTGGCCAGAAATCTTTGTTAAG CTATACATTGAGGATGCTTTAGGTGAAAGAGTATGGGTTGATCATGAAGAATGCAAAGGTTTTGtagataatattttaacaggATTTAATACAAGGCATCCACCAAAAAGTGTCCTACAACCAGAACTATCTGTATTAACACCACGAGATTGTCATAGTCCATCTACAATTGACGATGAAGATCCAGGATCTTCATCTGTACAGTTTTCTGGCgacaaagaaaaaatagagTTTCCTATTACTCCTAGATACACTCATTGTATAGAGAACATAGAGTTCATTGTTCTTGAAGCTGTGAAAGAACAGTTGAATAGACGACAACCAGAGTCAATTACCAAAAACTTCCTAAAATTACTTTCTTCAGCCTGTGGTTTTGTAGAAATCAGAAATATTGCCGTTCCAAGATTAGAAGTATGGTTGCATAATCCGAAACTAATGAGACCTGCCCAAGAATTACTGAGTTATATTTGTTACAATTGTACTTCTCATACACAAAGAGATGTTGAAGTTATAAGCCAATTAGTAAAAATGAGATTGAAAACTAAAGctgtaattaatttatatctaAATGGCGTAAAGGAATTAATCGGCTTGCACCCTGAAAATTTATGTACTATCTTAAAACATACAATTTATAACGAATTATCTAATGCAAGAAATCCAAATAATATGCCAATGATAGGTGTAATGTTTCAAACTTTATCCGAGCAAGCGGCTAAGTTACTTGCAGAAATATTTCAGGATTTATTAATGAACCGAGAAGATTATCTGAGACCTTTACGTGCTTTACTCAGAGAAATCGTACGTGTTTGCCGACACGAtattaatttacttatttttgCGCGTACATTGATGTCCGAAAGACAGGATATAGCGCAACAGTTGCTTAATTTTGAATTCAAAGAACGAGTCTTCATTTCAATTGCAGATTTATTGTGCTTATGTATGTTACTAGCTATCAGCCCACAAGTTAAAGAAGCTGCAGCATTAGCACAAAGAGgcgataaaaaagatatagCTTTATTACATCAATTTCAGAACATGGTAGCAACAATACAATTCGAAGCCGTGTTATGGCTACAGAATTCGGCGCCACAGATGTACGCCATTGGAAAAAATGAGCTTCTTCATGCCttacataaaattttactGCTTGAACCACCAGAGCAGTACTATAAATTAGATAATTGGCCACCCGAATCTGATAGAGTATTTTATTTACGTCTTATTTCGGATGTTCCATTATTACAGAATACATTGTTAAGACTATTACTGATTGGTTTTTCaaaa GAAAATGGCATTACTCATTCAGAAACATTAGATTTGGTGGATCAATTAGTTAGACGAGCGGCAGCTAACTCAACTGAGAGTTTCCCGACATTACAAGCTGATAAATTGGATATAATTGAACTTATTTTTAACTTGTGCATTTATCAACCACCAGGAACTATAAACATACCATCAAA CTATGTACCACCTACTTTGGcaatatcaaatttatattgGAAAGGGTGGATAATGTTATTAATACTGGCTGCTCACAATCCTTCTACTATTGGTGCTGTTGCATGGAAGAGGTATCCCATTTTACGGACTCTAATGGAAATGTGTATTACGAA TCATTTCTCCTATCCACCACCAACGATGGCATTACCAGAAATAATAGAGCAAGAACGTTCGAAAGAATTGCAAGTTGAAGCTATAGAGAAACAAGAAATATTAGAATACGAATCGCACTTAGCTGCTGCATCAACAAGAATACAAATATCAGAACAAAACAGTTTATTACTATCACAACTAATGACTATGGAACCAACTGGAATTGCTAGGAGACCACCTCCAGCAGTATTGGAACAAATACAATCATTAAATGTGTCTCATAGGTTGGGACATTTACTTTGTCGATCTCGTAAACCAGATTTCTTATTAGATATAATACAAAGACAACAACAGAGTTCGTCTCAGAGTATGCCATGGCTAGCAGATCTTGTACAAAATAGCGAGGGATCTCTTAGTCAATTACCTGTACAGTGtctttgtgaatttttattatctactAGTACTCAAGCTGTGGAGAAGCAACCAAGACAACAACAGCTATTAGCCCATCTTCAAATGTTATTAACTGATCCCGAACAGGATCGACAACATGCTTACGAGgttttagaatatttcttaAGAAGACTTAGCAGTCAACAAACTGGCAGCCGCCTTCAAGCAATTACAGGTTTGAAGATGGTACTTGGATCAATACCTACTGAAGAGGAACCTATGGATATAGATGGAGAGAATGAAAA GGAGATCTGGCTTCTTCGCAAATTACCGTCCATACCTCACTTCTTATCAGTACGATCTTTAGTTTCTACTGCTCTTCGAGGTGCATGTCAAGTCGAAAATAACCCAGATCTTGTACATGCGTACATATCTTATCTTGCTGCGCATACTACAGACGATGATTTACCCGATTTAACTGATTTAGTTAACGAAATAGCTCAATTAGTAGTCGAACGAAGTACGATTATAGCAGCTATTCTACCGCAACCAGAAATTGATAATCCACCAAATAAAGCAGCTAAACAGACTTTGCATGCTTTCATGGTGATTTTCTGTAATTATCTAGAAAAAGCTCGATCTCCACGAGCAGAGGAATATACCTGGTCTGAAAGTCAAGACCAGATATTAGTACAATGGAGTACAGGAGAAGAGTGTACTATGCATATTTTAGTTGTTCATGCTATGATAATCTTATTAACGTACGACTCTGATGATGATGTATTGTTTGATGCTTTACTTGAAACTTGGTTTCCATTGAATACAGAACCACCAAAAGCATTCCTCGTTGATACAAGCGAAGAAGCTTTATTAATACCTGATTGGTTAAAACTAAGAATGATTAGAAGTAGTGTACCACGTTTAATTGACGCAGCTCTTAAAGATTTGGAACCACAACAACTGGTTCTTTTTATTCAGAGCTTCGGTATTCCTGTTCCTTCAATGACTAAATTACTCCATACATTGGATACTGGTGTGCAAATTGACCCGAGTTCTGTTGGCGAAGCAGTACTCGATAAGACGTATATGGCACAATTAGTTGAAGTTCAACACAGAAGAGGGGCAACGGGTGGACTAGTCTTTGTACAGGTTTTACAATTGATGGAGCCAGAGTTACCTGATGAAAATGCTGTAACTATCGCACAATTACAGGAACCTTTACCTCTAAGTGCTGTAGTTCAAATACAATCTGTCATACAATCTTCTGTTAAAACGGATGTCCCACATTTAATCAATAGATTATTTATCGAAAATATACCAATGAATCAAAAGGTAGATGCATATCGCCGATTACATAAAACCTTAGCAAAAGATTTGCAGAAATCTGCTAAAGAAAGTGGAGCTGCTGTGTTAGCAATACAACATATATGTAGTGTATTAAGTTCAATGCAAGTTAAACAATTCTTAGCCTCGCTTGTTCACATGCCTCAGTATTCTTGCACCCTAATGCGAGTAATATTGTTGCCTTTAAAAAAGCCATCGACTTCGAAACAAGTGGTTGAATTAGCCCGTAATATGTGTCTAAACTTGATACAGCTAATAGGAGATGTAAAAGCACCAGTTCTATCTATTTTAAGAGACTTTGCAAACGTGCAATTAACCAAAACGCCAAAAAGCATGGAATTAACGATGTTGATGCAAAATCGGGATCCTGGATCTATTTTAGAAAGCACGGATCCAGTGAATTTGGAAGCAGTTGGACGtaagttattaaatatttgtctGAAACAACAGAAAACCGACGTTCTTGTTGAGGCAATGGCAAGATTACTAGTAAATGATAGTAATGAAGGCATTTTGAAGCCACGAACTGGTGTATTAATCGATTGGTTAGCATCTGTTGAACCAGAATTAATTGGAACATGTCCTACTCTCCaaatgaaacttttatttGGGAAAACGAAGATACAAATGAAAGTTGATAACAATGTTATGAGTTCACATTCATTTAGGCCCTACTTGTTAACTTTATTGACGCATAGGGCAAGTTGGGCAACTTTGTACAAATGTGTTGGACATTTATTAGATAAATGTGATGATGg GTATGACCCGACAGCTGTTTTAGACTTCTTGTGGGCATTAACTTGTAATCCAAAACTCTGGCAAGGCAGAGACAAATTCACGCCAAAACATTATGTtccagaaaatattttacttttacacGAGAAACAGTTACTAACACTTGTAGCGTATATAGTTGCAGAAGCTGTTATCATATATAATTGTCAAAACAGAAACATTGCACTTGCTCGAATGGATTCTCgtcttgatttattattacactGTGTTTCTACAGACGATCATTTGGTAGCCAGTGTAGTAAAATATTTGGCTGCACGTATGATGAATGACTCAGA tattGATTCAGATATGGTCCATCAATTCTTGTTACACATGTACATGAAAATACCTAAAGTAATATGTTACTTAGACACATTTCAAACTAAAAAGTTTGTTGGAGGAgcaaaaattacaaaatggaCGGGTTCTGTGTTAGATTGTATGAGTCATTCTTTGTTAACTGCTCTAGCAGCAACACCGCGGCAAAAGTCATGGAATTCTAGGTCTCAAGACTTCGAATTATGCGCCCGAAAAATGGCTGCTGTACATCCTATTTTAGTGTTACGACAACTTCCAATGTTAGCGTCGTCACTAATGGGAAGATCTTATTTGGATTTTAGTCAATTTAGAGCAGGTCATCATCTAAATCTTTTTGTACAAATAATGGGATTACTGGAATTACTACAACCACATTTGTTTAGTGAAGAACATCAGACTGCTTTGGAAGATACACTGGAGAATTACTTTCAGTGCTTCCAA AATTATGGTCCAGTAAAAGATCTTATACCACTCTTAAATAGATTTATTACATTACTACAAGCATACATCTCTTATAATGCACAAAGAgcattgaaatatttgcagAAACATGCTCAGGCTCTACA TGAATTGCAGGTACATTATCCAAATCTAGTTACACTTAGAACGCTTGTATCAGGCATTCCAATGCCAAGAGAAGGAGAAGACATAGAGGAGATTTTAATTACTGTTCCTCCTACTCCACCTCCGACAGAATCCATTATTCCACAGCATTGGCCTTCATTGTTAACTACATTATCTAAACTGCAAGGTGAAG ATGTATTTAGCGCTCTTCAAGAAATTGAGCATTTGTCATCACGAAAACCTTCAGTTTTGGAATCTATAACAGACAATATAGCAGAATTGCTTGTATCTCCGCAAAGTAACATAAGATCTCTTGCTCATACATTATTAGCAAGAGCATTAAAACATCGCCCAGCATCAAATGCAAATATCTTGTCTGCATTTCAAAGGTGTTTGGACAGTTCTAGAGCTGATATATTAATGTCAGCTTTAGAGAAGTTACCAGAAATTGTATTATGTATGCAag aacacgCTTTACCGTTAATgcaaaaagtatttgaattAGGAGTAAATTCAAATGTGAATACTATaccatatataaataaaaccaTTGCTCTGCTAAATACACAACAAGGTTGTTAA